The genomic region TCGGCAGATTTGACTTTTACAAACACCGACGGGTCCGCAACTTCGCTGTAACCCTGCGCAACTTCATGAGACGACAGTCCCGTCTCGCAGCGCGGACAAAACGGAAGTATCTTATGGCCCTGATATATCAATCCCCGCTTGAAGAAATCGGAGAGGATATACCATACCGATTCGATATAGGAATTATCACAAGTAACATACGGCTTATCGAGATCGAGCCAGTAGCCGATGCGAAGCGTCAGATCATCCCACTCCTTGAGATACTTGAAAACAGACTCCCTGCACGCCTTGTTGAATGGCCCGATGCCGTACTCCTCCACAGCGGCCTTCGAATCGAGCTTGAGAGCCTTCTCAACTTCGATCTCAACCGGTAGGCCATGTGTGTCCCATCCTGCCTTGCGATCCACACGAAAGCCCTTCATCTGCTTATAACGACAAACTGCGTCTTTCACAGCTCTGCCTATGACATGATGAATGCCCGGCCTGCCGTTTGCCGTAGGCGGCCCTTCGAAAAATACAAACGGAGGAGCGTCTTTTCTCATCTCATGACTTCTGTGGAAGACATCTTCGGTGGCCCAGAAGTCTAATATCTTCTTCTCAAGATCTGGAAATGAGAAGTCTTTTCTCAGTTCGTCAAACATGGTATCAGTCTATTCTCCTGACCACCGACTCTATGAGCCGTGTCAAGTTTGGTTCAGCTTCCCTGGCTGTTCCCAGTATTTCATCGACGCTCACAGCCTTCATCGCATCAGGAACACCCATGTCGGTTACAATCGAAAAACCAAGTACTCTCGTTCCCTGGTGCCGAGCTGCAATCACCTCCGGAACCGTGGACATGCCGACAACATCAGCCCCGATGATTCTCAAATATCTATACTCGGCAGCGGTCTCTAAGTTCGGTCCCGTCACTGCCGCGTAGATGCCTTTGCTCAGCTTTATTTTCTCGTCTCTCGCACAATCTTCGGCCAATCTTGCAAGATCCTTATCGTAGCAGTTGAACATATCCGGAAAGCGGCTCCCTATGTTGTCATGATTCACGCCTATCAGCGGACTGCCACCTAGAAGGTTTATGTGATCGGTTATCAGGACGATCTCGCCAAGTTCGAACTGCGGGTTAAGACCGCCGCTTGCATTGGAGACGACCAGCGTCTTGACGCCAAGAGCTCTCAGCACACGGACGGGATATGAAACCTGCTGGATTGTATAGCCTTCATAAACGTGAAATCTGCCCTGCATGGCGATGACCTTCTTGCCTGCGAGCTGCCCGAAAATCAGCCTGCCTGCATGAAATTCCACGGTCGAAACCGGAAAATGGCTGATGTCCTCATACGATACGGATGCAGATTCATCAATTCTGTCGGCAAGAGTGCCGAGTCCGGTGCCGAGTATAATTCCGACTTCCGCCGTGAAATCGGTCTGCTTCCTTATATCCGCAACGCTGCGCTCTATCTGGTTCATCAGTTCGCTCATAGCTGCGCTCAAGCTCTCGATCCGAAAAGTGAAGTTCCTATCCTGACCATATTGCTGCCTTCCTCAACGGCGATCTGATAGTCCCCGCTCATTCCCATCGATAGGTACGACATTTCGACATTGGACAATGCATTCTCTTTGACTTTGTCGAACAGTGCCTTCGTGAGCCTGAAACTATGCCTTATCCTTGTCTCATCTTCAGTGAGCGGCCCGATTGTCATCAATCCCCTGAGTCGCAGATTATCCAGTTTCCCGATGTTGTCAACCATTTGCATCACATCATCAGGATCGATCCCGAATTTGGTCTCTTCGCCTGAGGAGTCAACCTGCAACAGAATGTCTACCGGTGTTGTAGCCTTAGCATTAATGGCTTCCGCAAGTTCGTATGAATCCACAGATTGTATCATATCGTACAATTCTATCGCCTTGCCTATCTTGTTTTTCTGCAAATGACCTATCAAGTGCCATCTGCAGGAGGCTTTCACAGCCGGTTTCTTGGTCGCGCTCTCCTGCACTCTGCTCTCCCCGATGTCGGTCAAACCGGCCGCTACAGCTGCATCGACCGCCTCAGCTGGAAACTTCTTAGTGACGGCAATGATAGTCACAGTTGACCCCGTCCTGCCGACCTTCTCCAGGCATTCAGCGATGTCGCACCGTATCCGCGCGACATTCTCCATCAGTTCATCATACGCGACCATGAAGCCTATGAAAATAATCCAATAGCGCTGGTATGGCAACAAATATTTGCTTCGGAAGTTTGCTTCGGAAGGGAACGCGCTGCGTCACCAGGAATTCCGGCACCTATGAAGAACACACTGCAAGTCACGATCCCTCCCTGTGACCTGGAAAGCAGCGACTAGGTCCCTGCGCTAGTCAGGATGCCCCGACTTCCTGTATCTAATGCTCCCGTCTCAGAGCTGAGATCGTGTTTCCATCTCAGTCAACCGAATCGGCTGAGATTATCTTGAATATCTCGCCATCGCCATGGTCGAGAACATGAATCTCACCGCCGGCGTTCTCTCCTGGTAACGCTATTTCCACCAACAGGATGCTAATCTCTTTTGAATATTGCAGGTGCCAACAGAGTTCCGGAAATCCTGTCCTGACAACAATTCACGCCGGGGCTTACTGAGAAAAGTTCTTGCAATTTTCGATTTTTCGTGAATCATTTGAACCAATCTGCCGTCCAATGGTAAAGTGATGTAACAGATTGGAGGTTTTTCGAAATGATAATGACGGTTTTGAAGCTGGTTATGGTAGCCGCCTATGCGGGCCTTGGTTATCTATACTACTACCTGGCTGGATGCGAAGGCGTGTCCTGTCCGCTCACATCAAGTCCAGTGGCGTCAAGCGCTTACGCCGCTGCGCTCGGCACTCTGATAACATTCGGACTGGTGCCCTTATTCCGGAAAAAATCGGATGAAGAATCTGGCAAAGATTAGACTTGGCCGCCGCTGAATCGATCTTATATTAGCGCTGAGGTTTATGACAATGCCGATGTTTGAGTTCAAATGCAGCAAATGCGGGCATGATTTCGAGGAGCTTGTGTTCTCAAGCACGCCGTATAGTGCACGTTGCCCGAAGTGTGATTCACCTGAAGTCGAAAAGAAAATTTCAGCATTCTCTTCCGGTGGATCTCCGAAAACCGGAGGAGGTTGCAATCCATTCGGCTGAGGAACGGGTTAGACTCCGGCGGTCGCCGGACTGGAAAACCATGAAACAACCACTCGCGACATTCATAATTCTCGGTCTTCTGCTCATGATTCATTCATGTGGAGAGAGTTCTGATACTGCAAAGACGAGTGAACAGAGTTCGGTGACTACTGCCGACAATCCTGAGAATCGAGCACCGAAGCTCAAAATCGGGGAACCTGAAGTTCGCGATTATATCAAATGGTATGACTACGATGAGGGAATCGAGAAGCTTACCGGAACGACTAAGTACGGGATACTCTACTTCGATACCACAGACTGCGGTCCGTGTCGATGGATGGAAGATTCTTTGTTCAGCATTCCCGAGATCATAAAGGCCGTCAACAAAGATTTCATTGCAATCAAAGTACAAACGGGACGCAATGATACACTCCACTATCAAGGACGAGCCTTCGCCGAATCCTATCTCAGGAAAATATTCCTGCTGTCCGGATATCCGACCACAATCTTTATAGAGGGAGCAACCAACCAAATGGTAGGTGGTCAGGCGAGCATCATGTATCCGGACCGTATGCTCAATATGATGAGCTACATGACTTCCAAGGCCTACAAGTCAATGAAGTTTGACGAGTATGTGGAGTTCAAGGAAGAACAGCAATCAGAATAATATCTTGATCTGACAAACCGACGAAGGAGAACTACATGAGAGCACTGATCGCGATACTGTCAGCACTAATTTTGATGCTGATCATCGGATGTGGTGGTGCAGAGTATGTATCCCCGGAACCGGAGAAGCCTGCCGTGCCGTTTGAAGCCGCTCGTCCTGCCGGGAATATCACCTACTCGACCGGTGACACAGTCACGACTGAAAGCGGACTGAAGTACGTGGATGTCGTTGTCGGTCTCGGATTGTCTCCTGAGAAAGGTCAGACATGCATCATGCACTATACCGGATGGCTTACTGACGGCACCAAATTTGATTCATCTCGCGACAGAGAGCAGCCGTTTGAGTTTCCGATCGGATTCGGCCGAGTGATCAGGGGATGGGAAGAAGGCATTGCATCGATGAAAGTCGGTGGTCGCAGAATGCTGATAATCCCTTCGAACCTCGGCTACGGTTCACAGGGTGCTCCACCAGCAATTCCGCCGAATGCGACGATTATCTTCGATGTCGCGCTGCTTGGGCTGAAATGACTGGTTCAGTCAGTGGCAGACGTATTATCTGCCGGAAAGCACTTAATATATTTCGTATCGAATCCGCAGGGGTTCGTCCTATCTGATTATCCACAAATTCCTTCAACGTCTGGAATTAGGTTTCTGGATCATTCAGAAACCGTTTGACGCAAGTCTTCGTCGAGTGTACATTGCTGGAAGAAAAAAAGATGTAAATATGCAGAACCAGTTCTCAGAGAATCCATCGAGGCGTGCTCTGTCGCAGGCGATTCTTGCCGCGGTCGCTATCACATTCATATTACTCAATCCTGCCTTGCTGAGTCAGGATAGCAACTCGGGCAGCACAGTCGCAATACAATACGGCGATTTAGTCGATAAATCGGCTATCACTCACAGCGGTGAGACCGTTGGTGAGATTATCCCGAAGCTCCCCCGGTATACAGATGAACTGAAGGGAGTGGTTCAGCAGTATCTCGAGCCATTCTCGATTCTGTGTCATGATGTGCTGCTGTCCAGAATCGGACCTGACTCTCTGCCGCTGCTCAATATTATCGCTCACTATCCGGTC from Candidatus Zixiibacteriota bacterium harbors:
- a CDS encoding YggS family pyridoxal phosphate-dependent enzyme; its protein translation is MPYQRYWIIFIGFMVAYDELMENVARIRCDIAECLEKVGRTGSTVTIIAVTKKFPAEAVDAAVAAGLTDIGESRVQESATKKPAVKASCRWHLIGHLQKNKIGKAIELYDMIQSVDSYELAEAINAKATTPVDILLQVDSSGEETKFGIDPDDVMQMVDNIGKLDNLRLRGLMTIGPLTEDETRIRHSFRLTKALFDKVKENALSNVEMSYLSMGMSGDYQIAVEEGSNMVRIGTSLFGSRA
- a CDS encoding FKBP-type peptidyl-prolyl cis-trans isomerase, translated to MRALIAILSALILMLIIGCGGAEYVSPEPEKPAVPFEAARPAGNITYSTGDTVTTESGLKYVDVVVGLGLSPEKGQTCIMHYTGWLTDGTKFDSSRDREQPFEFPIGFGRVIRGWEEGIASMKVGGRRMLIIPSNLGYGSQGAPPAIPPNATIIFDVALLGLK
- a CDS encoding zinc ribbon domain-containing protein, translated to MPMFEFKCSKCGHDFEELVFSSTPYSARCPKCDSPEVEKKISAFSSGGSPKTGGGCNPFG
- a CDS encoding purine-nucleoside phosphorylase codes for the protein MSELMNQIERSVADIRKQTDFTAEVGIILGTGLGTLADRIDESASVSYEDISHFPVSTVEFHAGRLIFGQLAGKKVIAMQGRFHVYEGYTIQQVSYPVRVLRALGVKTLVVSNASGGLNPQFELGEIVLITDHINLLGGSPLIGVNHDNIGSRFPDMFNCYDKDLARLAEDCARDEKIKLSKGIYAAVTGPNLETAAEYRYLRIIGADVVGMSTVPEVIAARHQGTRVLGFSIVTDMGVPDAMKAVSVDEILGTAREAEPNLTRLIESVVRRID
- a CDS encoding thioredoxin family protein translates to MKQPLATFIILGLLLMIHSCGESSDTAKTSEQSSVTTADNPENRAPKLKIGEPEVRDYIKWYDYDEGIEKLTGTTKYGILYFDTTDCGPCRWMEDSLFSIPEIIKAVNKDFIAIKVQTGRNDTLHYQGRAFAESYLRKIFLLSGYPTTIFIEGATNQMVGGQASIMYPDRMLNMMSYMTSKAYKSMKFDEYVEFKEEQQSE